The window CAATGATTTCAAAAAGCAAGAGgaaaaatgtttatgtttatgatatacacaaaaatatttatgtgGTTTCCAGAGAGTTTGTAGACATATTGTCTAATGCCACATCGAACACAGAAGATTCAGACTCTCTTGGCTCAGACTTACAGGAAATAATTGACTCTCCACCTgcagagaaaacaaacaaactgaaaagTAAACTGAAGGAGTTAGATAATGTTACACTTAACATTGCTATAACTGGGATGACAGGGGCAGGGAAGTCTTCCTTTGTCAATGCCCTCAGAGGCCTTCCTAATGATGATAAGAACGCAGCTCCCACAGGAACAACTGAGACTACCATGAAGCCCAACATGTACCCACATCCCTCCATGCCAAACGTGAAGATCTGGGACCTGCCTGGAATTGGTAGTCCAAAATTTAGAGCAAAGAAGTACCTGAAAGATGTCAATTTCCACACGTATGACTTATTTCTCATAGTGACCTCTGAAAGATTTAAGGAGAACGACATCGAGCTGGCCAGAGCCATCAAGAAGAGCAAGAAGCTATTTTATTGTGTTCGCACTAAAATTGACAACGACATTCGTGCtgaatcacacaaaaaaaactttgatgAGCGGATGTTGCTCGAAAACATCCGAGAGGATTGTAAGGCAAACCTATTGAGAGTCGGAATACCCAAAATAGTCCTAGTCTCTTCATTTAACTTGGAAAAATATGACTTTCAGAAGCTGATCAACACCCTCGAAGATGAACTTCCAGAGAACAAGAAATTTGTTCTCGTTCAGTCTCTGCCTGTTTATTCTCTAGAGGCCCTCACAAAGAAGAAGACATACTACAAGAAAATGATTTGGCTAAATTCATTTGCGGCCGGCGTCAGGGCGATAGCTCCCATCCCGGGATTGTCACTGGCCTGTGATTACGGCATCATGAAGAAGTTTTTTCAGCAAGTCTTCACAGGCTTCGGTTTATCAAATCAGGCTCTAGAGGCGCTATCAGAACGAGTGAACAAACCAGTGGAGCAGCTAAAAGCCGCTAAGACATCACATCAGAGTTATTATCAGAGTTATTACAAATCATATAATGACTCTGTTGTTGCAGAAGATATGTCTTTTAGGATTGAAAATATAAAGTAATCATACTAAttgtactcttttttttttttgtaattatcattcaaataaaatactgaaatgtACGGTGCCTGCGAGGTGACATGGTCGGTTCACTTAGTTGTGTCGTGGCCACAAGATCATTTTGTTGAAGTAACGACATCCTTATGTCGTGACCTCCAGATATTATGTTGAGGGAATGACATCCATTTCTCGTGGCTACGACTTCTTATGTTGAGTTCAATGTGTAAACAAACCTGcattgaaataatgatttaatttattaagggaaaaaagctgtccaaatctGCCTAACACTACGTGAAAAtataattgccccctaaatctaataactggttgc is drawn from Onychostoma macrolepis isolate SWU-2019 chromosome 16, ASM1243209v1, whole genome shotgun sequence and contains these coding sequences:
- the LOC131521672 gene encoding interferon-gamma-inducible GTPase 10-like, with product MISKSKRKNVYVYDIHKNIYVVSREFVDILSNATSNTEDSDSLGSDLQEIIDSPPAEKTNKLKSKLKELDNVTLNIAITGMTGAGKSSFVNALRGLPNDDKNAAPTGTTETTMKPNMYPHPSMPNVKIWDLPGIGSPKFRAKKYLKDVNFHTYDLFLIVTSERFKENDIELARAIKKSKKLFYCVRTKIDNDIRAESHKKNFDERMLLENIREDCKANLLRVGIPKIVLVSSFNLEKYDFQKLINTLEDELPENKKFVLVQSLPVYSLEALTKKKTYYKKMIWLNSFAAGVRAIAPIPGLSLACDYGIMKKFFQQVFTGFGLSNQALEALSERVNKPVEQLKAAKTSHQSYYQSYYKSYNDSVVAEDMSFRIENIK